TCCTCCCTGACATTTGACACCCTGTTGACAGTGGCATTTAGAAAAATAATCTTCCCCTCCTCATTAATCTTTGAAAGAAGGCAGTCAAGAGAGACGCAGTCCGACCTTATCTTTGGCCTGGCCTTAAAACTGGATGCAGGAAGCGGCTTTCCTTCCCTCCATCCGTAGGCATACGCCAGAAGCATGGCCACCTCTTCTGGGGATTCGTTTTTAGAATGCTTCATCTCACTCTCAAGCTGCCGCTCTAGCCAGTCCGTCTCGTTTGTGTGATTTGTAGCCGCATACTGCGAGAGGTAGTTTGACGCATCTTCAAAAAGCGTCTCCATGTTATCTACTTTTTTTGAGAAGTTGTCTAAAGTCGTTTCCACTCCTTTTGGCTTGTTGAAAGCCTCATAATACAACAGAAGCTTTGCACCGCTAGGGGTGACGTTCTTTTCTTCACTCTTTCTTTTAACAAGCTCGGCGAACTCATCTTCGGATACGCCAAGCTTTTCAATCAACTCTTTTTTCTTTTCATCTGTTAACAAAATCCAGACCTCCCGGATTGGCGGGGCGGATAGATCAGCAATGGTACCTATGGACGTTTGGGGGCCACGCCATCTTGCCGCTCTTTCGCCCTATAAATACGTCATATATGACGTATTTAAATACCAAAAAGTAGGCATCCGAGTAAAAGATTTTCGATAGGTATATTGTATTTTAGAACATATGTAACGAAATTTTTATATATCAGGCGGCAGATTATCTATAGTGGTCCTATGGCAAAAGAGCATCAGGGGGCAAGCCTCCCAAAAGAGCTATTGAGAAGAATTGACTATATAGTCAAAGAAACTGATCTTGGCTACACCTCAAGGGCGGACTTTGTAAAAGAGTCCGTTAGGCAGAAGCTTGATGAGGTGGAAAGAAAGTTACTCGAGCTAGAGAAACTAAAAAAAGAGCTAAAGGAAAGATAAATAAAAAATATTACACTTCGGCATCTTTTAACTTATCAATTAAGACATCCTCTACCGTTGTTATGAACGCCTCCTTACTTTCGCATTTCTCTGCTATCTTCAAAACTACCGCCATGCTCTTGACGTAGTTCCTATGGTACCCTCTTACTTTTTCGCCGAAGACACTCTTCTGAGCCCTTAGTATTTCGCTTTTCAACTTATCTCTGAGTTCATCCATTGTGCCGGAGTTATCGGCGATATTTAGCGCCACCGAAGGCGCATCGATTCCTCCATAATTCCAGTTGCTTGTCATCAGCATATTTTTATTTTGGCCTTAACTTTAGGGTCAGGACTAGATTGATTGTAAGGATATTTTTAAGAAAAGATGGGGGTATAAAACTGCATTGAATAAAAACTTTATTTCTAAAATCTAAAAAGAAAAGCCCGAGCAAACAGAGTATTATTGAGAACGACGGACTTAAATCCCGGACAAATTGTTATGCGTTAATTTTATAATTTGCTAAGACAAATAGAGAGATATACCTTAATCTAAAAAGACAGATACAAAAGCCTTATAAAGTGCTATTATTTCATCTTTTGAAAAACCTAACTTAAGTTCATTATTTATTAAAATATCTAATTCAAGTCTTTCTTCTGTTTTATTTTTTATCTGGTTAATTAATTCATGTAGTTTTAAATCTTTATTTTTATTAAAGTATTCTATCAATACATCTTTTGAGTTTTTGTTAAGCCCAATGAAGTCAGGAATATAAATTTCTTTTAAATCGTCTTGTTTTATTTCTATAAAATCAGCAAAACTTCCTTCCCCTATTGACCTCTTGCATATTCTAATTATTTGAGCTAAATAAAATATTGATTGTAAAAATAAGCACAGGATTTTAGCTTCATCTTTGGATGGGCAATCATACATTATAAAAGAATTTGTCGGAGTTATTTTTTCATCGCTATAAAACGCTGTTGCAAAGATATTTTGAGAAGTTGGTGGGAATCTATTTGGAATTAACAAATTAGTGGACTTTTTATTGATTGTTTTATCTAACATTAAATAATCAAATTTATAAGAAATATCAAACACATTAACATCAATACTAGTACGGAATGTTTTAATTAATTTTATTTTTTCGATTTTATGTTGAATGTCCTTTTCGTGGTAACTTAAATTAATCGGATCTGTGTCAGAGTCAAAATAAAATCTAGATTTTATTATTCTACTTGCCCCTAAATATCTTGTTATAACACTATACTTCGGTTTTTCTTTCCCTCTTAATTGGAATCCATCTTCCATTAAACTGTATTCCATTTTCTTCAA
The sequence above is a segment of the Methanofastidiosum sp. genome. Coding sequences within it:
- a CDS encoding ribbon-helix-helix domain-containing protein produces the protein MAKEHQGASLPKELLRRIDYIVKETDLGYTSRADFVKESVRQKLDEVERKLLELEKLKKELKER